TCGGCGCTCCAGGGAGAGACGACCTTGAGGCCGGGAATGCTACCGTACCAGGCGGAGTAGTCCTGGGAGTGCTGAGCACCGACACCAGCAGCGAAGCCGTTGGGGCCACGGAAGGTGATGTTGCAGGGCTGGATGCCACCGGACATGTAGAGGGTCTTAGCGGCGGAGTTGATGATCTGATCGATGGCTTGCATGGCGAAGTTGAAGGTCATGAACTCGCACTATATGACGGCAAACATTGGTCAGTCATGCGATTGGAGTATAGACGATAGGCAAAAGCTACTCACCACAGGGTGAAGACCGCTGAGAGCGGCACCAACAGCAAGACCACAGAAGCCAGACTCGGTGATGGGAGTGTCAATGACACGCTTGTCACCGAAGCGGTCCAGAAGACCCTTGGTCACCTTGTAAGCACCATTGTACTGGGCGACCTCCTCGCCCAGGACGAAGACCTTGGGGTTGGACTCGAGCTCCTCAGCAAGAGCCTCATTGAGCGCATCTCGGACGGTGACCTCCTTGACACCGGAGGCGGAGCCCTCAGCGTAAGATCGGGTCTGGGCAGAGCCGAAGAGGACGGGCCTGGCGAGAGCAGCGCGCGCGGCGGCGGACTGGGCGAACGAGGTAGTGGCAGGAGCGCGAAGAGCCCGAGTCGAGGCAGCTAGGCGAGCTGCAGGTCGGAGGATGCgagacatgatgaagatggtggacTGTCAATTGACCCGGGGAGTCGTGGGGACGGAGGGCGGTCGACGGAAGTCGGAGGATGGAAacttcaagatcaagaagctgcagaTGCCAAACTTCTCTTGGTTTCCCGGGTCGTCGACGTGGACGTGGGAAttgaggatggtgatgagcttgaggGTGGTGGTGCGAGGTGAACAACGTCGGGTTGAGAGAGGGAATTTCACCGAACGACACTCTTTGCTGGCCAGCTTCCAGTTTTTTTTTGGGGCCGGTCGGTACGTATCGTACCGGAACTGCGAGGTACCCGGGTCCTCACGAAATTCTGGTGGCAGACGAGGTACCCGCCCGCAGGATTCCCCGAGCAAAACCTCCGTTAGCTCGGGGCAGCTTTATCCCTCTGTGGTCCCCGCCCTACAACGCCTTTGAGCCACCAAACGTGCGCCCCCCTATCAGTAGAATCGCAGCACTGTTATCGGCGAGGGGCCTATCACAGTTCAGAAGGCTCCCTTGGCGACCCCGTCAACCAGTCTGTTGGGGGGATCCAGGGGAATTTTGGGGGACCATCCCCACTCACCACAAACAAAACCAAACCAAAGGGCAACAGAAAACGGTCAGGGCCGGAGAAATGAGACACCGATGTTGGGTTCCTGATCATCTTCGTGGTTGTGGAAGTGGGCATGATCCAATTCTCGTAGACACTCACGATCATGACACTAGGATAGATATCATGTGATGTTTAACATtggaatattattattaaataccaGTAATGCCCCCAACTCCTCTGCCTTTCTCAATCCCTTTATATCTGAGGCCGGCCCCCTTCATGAATGCATCATCAGCCAGCATGGTTTGCTGCTTTTTCTACCCTCACAATTGTGTTTTCTCTTGAATTTTGTTTTGGAGCCCATCACTTTACGCAGCAGGCTTGCGGGCCACCATGAGGTACATGGGGGTGAAGAGGTGCTCCTTGGCACCGGCGACAAGGCAGTCAGCAGCCAGGGCGAGACTGTCGGCAGTCTTCTTGGTGCCGGGGGGAGCGAGTCGCAGAGTCTCGAGGAGACCAGCCAGGCCGTGGGCAATAGTTCGGCCCCAGGTGGTCATGCGGACAATGGTGAAGACATCGCCAACGGACT
The window above is part of the Fusarium falciforme chromosome 3, complete sequence genome. Proteins encoded here:
- a CDS encoding Pyruvate dehydrogenase E1 component subunit beta: MSRILRPAARLAASTRALRAPATTSFAQSAAARAALARPVLFGSAQTRSYAEGSASGVKEVTVRDALNEALAEELESNPKVFVLGEEVAQYNGAYKVTKGLLDRFGDKRVIDTPITESGFCGLAVGAALSGLHPVCEFMTFNFAMQAIDQIINSAAKTLYMSGGIQPCNITFRGPNGFAAGVGAQHSQDYSAWYGSIPGLKVVSPWSAEDAKGLLKAAIRDPNPVVVLENELMYGQSFPMSEAAQKDDFVIPFGKAKIERSGKDLTIVSLSRTVGQSLVAAENLKKKYGVDVEVINLRSVKPLDVETIIQSVKKTHRLLSVESGFPAFGVGSEILALTMEYAFDYLDAPAQRVTGSEVPTPYAQKLEEMAFPTEQLIEDYAAKLLRL